In one Triplophysa dalaica isolate WHDGS20190420 chromosome 9, ASM1584641v1, whole genome shotgun sequence genomic region, the following are encoded:
- the scn3b gene encoding sodium channel subunit beta-3 gives MATQVRVVLHLLLLHIFAGKKAGPVCVEVDPETEAVKGEFMKLKCVYCMKREEISATTTVEWYYIGPDKREVLIYEYYDEPREPQNVEDYWKGRLVWNGSKDMQDISIGILNVTLNDTGTYKCMAVRLYKYTFFKSTGTWKVTIDLKVKERASQDITALYSQIMMYVLLVFLTFWLLVEMIYCYRKISKSDDQAQDNATDYLAIPSENKENPGPAVTE, from the exons ATGGCAACTCAAGTGAGGGTTGTGTTGCATTTGTTATTGCTGCATATATTTGCtggtaa GAAGGCAGGCCCAGTGTGTGTAGAGGTGGATCCTGAAACAGAGGCCGTCAAAGGGGAGTTTATGAAGCTGAAATGTGTCTACTGCATGAAACGGGAGGAGATCAGCGCCACGACCACGGTGGAATGGTACTACATTGGCCCAGATAAAAGAGAAGTACTT ATCTATGAGTACTACGATGAGCCACGGGAGCCGCAAAACGTAGAGGATTACTGGAAGGGTCGCCTGGTGTGGAATGGCAGTAAAGACATGCAGGACATTTCTATTGGCATCCTAAATGTCACATTAAATGACACTGGCACATATAAATGCATGGCAGTACGCCTCTATAAGTATACTTTTTTCAAGTCTACTGGCACATGGAAAGTCACCATCGATCTAAAGGTAAAAGAGAGAG CGAGTCAAGACATTACAGCCCTGTATTCACAGATTATGATGTATGTGCTCCTGGTGTTCCTCACCTTCTGGTTGCTGGTGGAGATGATCTACTGCTACAGGAAGATCTCCAAATCTGATGACCAGGCTCAGGATAATGC CACAGACTACTTGGCCATTCCttctgaaaataaagaaaacccGGGCCCTGCCGTAACGGAGTAA